Within the Pengzhenrongella sicca genome, the region CATGTCCGCCGGCGACTCGCTCAACCACTTCAGCCTGCTGACCATCGGCGACGGCCTCGTCACGCAGATCCCCGCGCTCCTGCTCTCGGTCTCGAGCGGCATCATCGTCACCCGGTCCACGGCCGACGGCGACCTCGGCTCGGCCGCGGCCCGTCAGCTCACGCAGTCGAGCCAGGCGCTGCAGATCGCTGGCGTGGCCGCGCTCGGGCTCGCCCTCATCCCCGGCCTGCCCAAGCTCTCGTTCGTCGCCATCGGCGGGCTCCTGATCTTCGCGGGTCAGCGCGTCAAGGCCCGCGACGCCGTCGAGGCCGAGGCGGCGCTCGTCGCGCCGGCCGCCGTCGCGGCGCAGTCGCCCGACAGCCCCGAGTCGCTGATCGAGCAGATGCGCGTGCACGCGCTCGAGATCCTGCTCGCGCCCGATCTCGTGGACCTCGTGGGCGGCGGCGACGGCGACCTGCTCTCGCGCGTGCGTGGCCTGCGCCGCAAGGTCGCCCTCGACCTCGGTGTGGTGGTCCCGCCGGTGCGCACCCGGGACAGCGTCGACCTGCCGCGCTCGACGTACGCGGTCCGGATCTCCGGCGTCGAGGTCGGCCGGGGCGAGCTGCCGGTCGGGCGCATGCTCGCGCTCGGCGACGCGCTCGATGCGCTGCCCGGGACGTCGGTCAACGAGCCGGTGTTCGGCCTCGCGGGCAAGTGGATCCCGGCCGAGCTACGGCACGCCGCCGAGATGAGCGGGGCGACGGTGATCGACCGGGTGTCGGTGCTGATCACGCACCTCGGCTCGATCATCGACCAGAACGCGTCCCGGCTGCTCACCCGCGAGGACGTCCGGGTGCTGACCGACGGGGTCAAGCTCGTCAACCCCTCGGTCGTGGACGAGCTCATCCCCGGCCTGCTCAGCCTCGGCGAGGTCCAGCGCGTGCTGCACGGGCTCCTCGACGAGCGGGTGCCGGTCCGCGACCTCGGCCGGATCTACGAGGCCCTCACTCTGCGCGCCAAGGTGAGCACCGACGTCGTCGGCCTGGTGAACGCGGCCCGCACGGCGCTTGGGCCCGCGCTCGCGGCGCCGTACGGGCACGGCGGCGTGCTGCGCGTCGTCGTGGTCGACCCGACGCTCGAGCAACAGCTCGTCGAGTCCCTGCGGCCCGCCGAAGGCGGGATGCAGATCATGCTCGACCCGACCCGGGTGGACAACGTGCTTCGATCGGTGAAGTCGTGCGTCGCCGCGGGGGAGGCTGCGGGCTTCCCGATCGTGCTCACGTGCGCGCCGGCGCTGCGGACCGCGCTGCGCCAGCTCGTGGTGCTCGCAACCACCGACCTGCCCGTGCTCTCCTACTCCGAGGTCACCGGCTCGGGCCTGCGCATCGAGACCGTCGGGACGGTGCGCGATGCCAACGCGATTGCTGCTTGACGGTGCGGACCTGGCGGGCCTCCTGCACCGGGTGCGGACCGAGATGGGTCCCGGGGCGGTCGTGGTCAAGGCCGAGCGCGTGCGCACCGGCGGCGTCGCCGGGTTCTTCGCGAAGGAGCACTTCGAGCTGACGGTCGAGGTGCCCGACCGGCGCCCGCGCATCCCGCGGCGCTCGCCCCTGCCGGCGCCGGTGGCGGGCGGGCCGGTCGGGATCTCCGCGCTGCTCGCGGCCGCGGACGCGGCCGAGGCGCGCGACGCAGGCGGTCCGCCCGCCCCGACGGCCCCCGCCGGGCCGCCCCCCGGCGGGGCCCCGACCGAGCTGGGCTGGATCGCGGCGACCCCGGTCGAGCCGGCCGCGGACCCCGATGCGGTGCCGCGCCTGTCGACCGACGCGCAGACGTTCGCCTCCGTGCTCGCGTCGATCGACGACATGGCGGCGGCTCCCGCGCTCGCGCCGGCGGCCTCGGGAGCCGCGCCCGCCGCCCCCGCGTCGCGGCCGCTTCCGGCGGCCCGGTTCGCCCCCCGCGGCGCCGTCGTCACCCCGGTCCGGCTCGAGCCGATCCACCAGGCGGCCGGCCGCAATGGCGGCGGGGACCGCCGGGGACTGCTCGCCCTCGGCGTGCCCGCCCACCTGCTCGGCCCCGGCTCGATGGACGAGACCCTGCCCCTGTCTGACCTGCTCGCGCGCCTGGACCGGCCGCCGGGCCTGCTGCGCACGCCGGGCGCGGTCGTCGCCGTCGTCGGCGACCGCGCCCAGGTGCTCGCCGTGGCCGGCCAGCTCGCCGAGCGCGCCCGCCAGGACCCGCACGACGTCGTGCTCGCGGGCGACATGCAGGGCGTGGCCGGCTACCGACGGCGCCTGCTCAGCCCGGCCGCCGCCTCGCGGCACCGCGCACGCGTCGCCGACGGCGACCAGGTGAGCATCGTCGCGATCGGGGTGGGCGGGCCGAGCGAGGACTGGCCGGCCGCCGCGGCGCTGCTCGCGGAGCTCGGACCGGACCAGGCCTGGGCCGTCGTGGACGCGCGCCGCAAACCCGCCGACCTGCGCGCGTGGCTGGCGGCCGTCGGCGGGACCCGCGCGTTCGACGTCATCGCCGCCGCGGCGGTGCACGAGACGCGGGAGCCCGGGACGGTGCTCGACCTGGGCGCCCCCGTCGGCTGGATCGACGGCCTGCCCGCCACCGCCGTGGTCTGGGCGGCGGTCCTGAGCGAGCGCCTCGACGTGGGCGCCCGCTGGGACTGATCGGACGCCGTCGACGTGCGGCGCTAGGGGTCACCGCTCGCGACCGGATACGCTCGCCCCCATGCTGGTGCTGAGCCGTCGCGTGGGCGAGCGACTGATGATCGGTGACGACATCGTCGTCACCATCCTTGAGGTGCGCAGCGACGGGGTCCGGCTGGGCATCGATGCCCCGCGGTCGATCGCGGTGAACCGCGCCGAGGTGCTCGAGGCCGTCACGGAGGCGAACGTCGCCGCGACCGCCGCGACTGACGCGGCCGTCGACGCCCTCCGTCGCCTGCTCCCCCCGCCCCGCACCCCGTAGCCCCCGCTCGCCCCTTCCGCTCTGCGTTCTGCGTACCTTCGTCCGTTCCGCCGCCCAGCGCGCTGCGCTCGATGGTTGAACGTGCGCAGAACGGCGTGCGCGTTCTCTCATCCATGTCTCCCCGCTGCCGATCAGACGTGCAGTCAAGGATCGACGCACGCAGGAGGCAGTCATGGATGACATGGACGACATCGTCAGTGAGTTCTTGGTCGAGAGCTACGAGAACCTCGACCAGCTCGATCAGGACCTGGTGGCGCTGGAGGTGACGCCCGGCTCTCGCGAGCTGTTGGGCAGCATCTTCCGCACGATCCACACGATCAAGGGCACGAGCGGGTTCCTCGCCTTCGGTCGCCTCGAGCGGGTCGCCCACGCGGGCGAGAACCTGCTCGTCGAGCTGCGCGAGGGCCGCCGGCTGATGGATCTGCCGACGACAGACGTGCTGCTGCGGATGGTCGACACGGTCCGCGAGATCCTCGCCTCCATCGAGACCCTGCGCGTCGAGGGCGACGTCGCCGTCGACGGCGTGATCGAGGAGATCCGCGAGGTCCTCGAGAGCCGCGGCACGCCGGTCGAGGCGGCCACGACCGGCGAGCTCGACGACATCGAGGCGCTTGAGGTTCTCGACGTGCTTGAGGCGATCAGCGTGATCGACGCGATCGATGTGATCGACGCGATCGACGTCCTCAACGACATTGACGCCCGATTCGACGGCAGGCCCGACGCCGAGCACGCCCCCGTCGCGCCGGTCGCCGCGGCGTACGTCGCGGCTGCGGCCCCGGCCCCGGCCCCGAGCGCGCCCGTGGTCCGAGCGAACGCCGCGTTCGTGCCGTCGCCGCGTGCGGGCGCGAGGATCGCCGCTGCCGGCGCCGAGGAGCCCGCTTCGGACGCCCCCGGACCCCGCACCGCGTCTGACGCCTCCATCCGGGTTGATGTCGACCTGCTGGACGCGCTGATGCGTCAGGTCGGCGAGCTCGTGCTCTCGCGCAACCAGATCTCCCGGCTCGCCGACGGTGCCGTGGACGGCGAGCTGCTGCGCGCCTCCCAGCGCCTGAGCCTGATCGCGTCCGAGCTGCAGGAGGGCGTCATGAAGACGCGCATGCAGCCCATCGACCACGTGTGGGCCAAGATGCCCCGCATCGTGCGCGACCTCGCGGCGACGTGCGGTCGCCAGGTGCGGCTCGACATGGTCGGCGGCGACACCGAGCTCGACCGGACCTTGCTCGAGGCCGTCAAGGACCCGCTCACGCACTTGGTGCGCAACGCGATCGATCACGGCATCGAGTCGCCCCAGGACCGCGTCGCGGCCGGCAAGCCCGCCCTTGGCGTGCTCACGCTCCGCGCCTACCACGCGGGCGGTCAGGTCTTCGTCGAGGTCGCCGACGACGGCGCGGGGGTCGACGCCGACCGCGTCGCCGCGAAGGCCGTCGAGCGCGGGCTGCGCACCGAGGCACAGATCGCCGCGATGACGGCGGCCGACCTGCTGCAGTTGCTGTTCCTCCCGGGCTTCTCGACGGCGGAGGTCGTCACCAACGTCTCCGGGCGGGGCGTCGGCATGGACGTCGTCCGCACCAAGATCGAGGCGATCGGCGGCACGGTCGAGGTCGAGTCCACGATCGGTCGCGGCACCGTCTGGCGCCTGCGCATCCCGCTGACGCTTGCGATCATGCCCGCGCTGACGGTCGAGTCCGCTGGCCAGCTCTACGCAATCCCGCAGGTCAGCCTCCTGGAGCTCGTCGCGCTCGACGGGCAGAAGGCCGGTACTGCGATTGAGTACGTGAACTCGGCGCCGGTCTACCGCCTACGCGGGGCCCTGCTCCCGCTCGTCGGCCTGCGCGACGTGCTCGAGTTCGGCCAGGACACCGAGGCCGCCGCGACCGCCGTCATCGCCGTGCTGCAGTCCGACACCCAGCGGTTCGGACTGATCGTCGACCGCGTGCTGAACACCGAGGAGATCGTCGTCAAGCCGCTGTCGGCCCGGCTCAAGTCCATCGGCGCCTACACCGGCGCGACCCTTCTCGGGGACGGCCGGGTGTCGCTCATCCTCGACGTGCAGGCCATCGCCCGGCGCTGCCTGGCTGCCGAGGCCCCCGACGCGGACCGCGCCGCCAAGGCCGCGTCGACGGCGTCGGCACGACCCGTCGAGCAGGTGCTCGTCGCCGGCATCGGAGGCGGCCGACGCGTTGCCATCCCGTTGGCCGCGGTCACGCGCCTCGAACGCCTGCGGCGCGACCTGGTCGAGCACGTCGGAGGCCGCGAGGTCGTCCAGTACCGCGGTGCGATCGTCCCGCTCGTTCGCCTGGATCGCCTGCTAGGCGGCATGAGCGACCTGGCCGGGGACGACCTGCTCGTCGTCGTCTACACGCGCGGCACCCGCAGCGTCGCGATCGTGGTCGAGGAGATCGTCGACATCGTCGACGACGACGCCGCGCGGCACTCGCAGATCGACGACCTCGGCCTGGTCGGCTCGACCGTGCTCCAGGATCGGGTCACCGAGCTGCTCGACGTCACCCAGGCCGTCCTGGCCGCCGACCCGACGTTCTTCACCGACGCCGGGGCCGATTCCGCGGAGCCGGTCCGCTCCGAGCTTGACACTCTCGTGGGGGTTTGACAGATGAGCAGGCAGTTCGCGACCTTCACCCTGGCCGGCGCGCGGTACGGCGTCGACGTGCTCCGGGTCCAGGAGGCGCTGCGTTTTCAGGCGCGCACTCCCGTCCCGCTCGCCCCGGCCGGCATCGCCGGACTCGTCAACCTGCGCGGCCAGGTCGTGATGACCGTGGACCTGCGCCCACGCCTGGGCCTCGCGCCGCTCGCGGCCGACTCCGAGCCGATGATGTTCGTCGTTCAGGTCGATGGCGAACCGATCAGCCTGCTCGTCGACGAGATCGGCGACGTGATCGACGTCGAGGAGAGCCAGTTCGAGACACCTCCGGACACGCTCCCTGCGTCCCTGCGCGATGTCATCCTCGGCGCCTACAAGCTCGACAAGGGCCTGCTCCTAGCCCTCGACGTCGACAAGGCCACCGCCGCCTGAGCTGGCGCGTCTACTACCCGAGCTGCACCAACTGCGCTGCATCACCTGGTCCGCGCTCGCGGGACCAGCCTTTGCCGAGCACCGACGAGCTACTGGAGACACCATGACTGCGACGACGCCCACCCAGGACGCCACCTCAGCCCGCCCCGGCGGGCGAGGTCTCGGCTCCTGGATCTCCGACCGATCGATCCGCGCCAAGATCCTGTCTGTGGTGGCCCTGCTCGCCGTCGTGGCGAGCGGGACCGGCGTGCTCGCCGTGGTGTCGATGCGGGAGATCTCCGCCGACACGAGCACGCTCGCGAGCATCCAGGAGAACATCGGCGTCCCGCTCGGGCACGTGCACCAGAACCAGCTCAAGTCGCGCATGATCGTCGCGCAGATCGCGGCGGCGGCCGACGACGAGGCGAAGCAGGCGTGGCTGGCCGACCTCGGCGCGAACGACGAGGAGATCGACGCCGACATCGCCGCGTTCACCGCGGCCATCGGCGCGAACCCCGTGCCCACCTGGGACGCGTTCCTCGACGGCTTCGACGCGTGGCGCGCGGCCCGGGACGCCGAGCTGGTGCCCGCGGCACTGTCCGGTGACCTGGTCGAGTACACGCGGGTGCTCAACGACGTCACCGAACCGCTCAAGGGGGACTACGTCGACAGCCTCGACGCGACAGCGGTGGCGATGACGGAGTACGAGAACGCGATCGCGGTCGAATCTGGTGCCGAGGCCGGGAGCGCGATGCGCATCCTCGTCATCGCGCTCGGCATCGCACTGGTGCTCTCGGCCGCGAGTGGCGTCTGGGTCGCCGGCGCGATGCAGCGCCGCGTCCAAGGCGTGCGGGTCGCCCTGATGGCGATGGCGCGCGGAGACCTGACGGTGCGCGCCGACGTCTCGAGCCGGGACGAGATCGGGCAGATGGCGCGGGAGCTGTCGGTCGCGCAGGACGCCTTGCGGTCGACGCTCTCGGGCGTCGCGGAGATCGCGCAGACCGTGGCAGCGGCGGCGGAGGAGCTGCAGGCGTCAAACACGCAGGTCGCGGCCGGCGCAGACGAGACGAGCGTGCAGGCCGGTGTGGTGGCTGCGGCGGCGGAGCAGGTCTCGCGCAACGTGCAGACGGTGGCTGCGGGTGCGGAGCAGATGGGGGCGTCGATCCGGGAGATCGCGCAGAACGCCAACGAGGCCGCGAAGGTCGCGTCGCAGGCGACCGGGGTCGCGAACGCGACGAACGACACCGTCTCCAAGCTCGGGATCAGCAGCCAGGAGATCGGGAACGTGGTCAAGGTGATCACGCAGATCGCGGCGCAGACGAACCTGCTGGCGTTGAACGCGACGATCGAGGCCGCGCGCGCGGGCGAGGCGGGCAAGGGCTTCGCCGTCGTGGCGAGCGAGGTCAAGGAGCTCGCGCAGGAGACAGCCCGCGCGACGGAGGAGATCACCCGCAGGGTCGAGGCGATCCAGGTGGACACCTCGGGTGCGGTGGTGTCGATCGGGGAGATCTCGGCGATCATCGCGTCGATCAACGACTACCAGCTGACGATCGCGTCGGCGGTCGAGGAGCAGACGGCGACGACGAACGAGATGTCGCGGTCGGTGACGGAGGCGGCGACGGGGTCGGGGGAGATCGCGGCGAACATCACCGGGATCGCGACGGCCGCGGCGTCCTCGAGCCAGGTGCTCGGCGAGACGACGGCCGCCGTCGGCGAGCTCGCCCGGTTGTCTGCCGAGCTGCACGAACGGGTCGGGGCCTTCACCTACTGAGCGCGGAACCGCACGAACCCGCGGTCGCCGGCGGGCGCCGGCTACCGCGGGGTACTGAACAGAGCTGTTCACCACGACGACGACGGAGTTTGACGTGCAGCACAGCGAAGCGACGACGACGCGCACGCCCACCCGGCCCGAGCGCGCGCTCCGGGCGCCTGGGCGCGCCGCCCGGGCGGTGGGTCGTCGCTTCGCGGACCTTCGCCTTCGCCGTGGCCGGGCTGGTGGCGGGGCGGCCGGCGAGGCTGGCGGTGCGGGGGCCCCGGCGCTGGGTGTCGAGGGAAGCGGCGCTGGCGGCGGGCGGACGGTCCCGGGCTGGGGGTGGTTCCTCAACCGCAAGCTGAGCGTCAAGCTCTTCACCGTCGTGCTCGTCCTGACGGCCTCCTTCGGTGCCGTCGGCGGCTACGGCGGCCTGATCCTGCTGCGCGCGAGCGCGCAGACGCAGGACCTCACCGAGCTCTCGAGCGAGGTGCTTGTCCCGATGCAGACCGCCCGCTCGGGCCAGCTGCGCAGCGAGCTGCTGCTGCGCCAGCTCGCGATGGCGACCGACGAGCACGGCCGGGACCGCCTCGTGCAGGCGATCGCCGGGAACGACCGAGTCGTCGCCTCGGCGATCTCGCGGGTCGACGCCTACCAGGATGACCCGAGCGCGGCGTGGACGAAGTTCCGAGCCGGCTGGGACCAGTGGCTCAGCGTCCGCGACGCCGATCTCGTCCCGATCGCCCGGGGCGACGGACCCGCGGCGCTCGAGAAGGCGATCGCAGCGTCGCCATTCGCCGACGCCGACGCTCTCGGCCGCTCGATCACGCTCGCATCGACCGCCGTCGGAGAGCAGATCGACGCGGGCGCCCTGGCGGCCGCCACCGAGTCCCGCCGGACCGTGACCCTGCTGGTGGTCTTCTTCTCCGCGAGCGTGGTCCTGGCGGGTCTGCTGGCGTACGCCGTGATCCGGCAGACGACTCGCGCGGTGGCCAGCGTGCAGGTCTCGCTCGAGGCTCTTGCCGCGGGCGACCTGACGGTCGGTGCCCAGGTGCGCACGCGCGACGAGATCGGAGCGATGGCCCGCGCCCTCGCGACGGCGCAGGCGTCGCTTCGCGCCACCTTGACGGGCGTCGCCCACACGGCCCAGACCGTGGCGGCCGCGGCCGAAGAGCTGTCGGCGTCGAACACCCAGGTCGCCGTGGGCTCCGACGAGTCGAGCTCGCAGGCGCGCGTCGTGGCCGCCGCGGCGCAGGAGGTCTCCCGCAACGTGCAGACCGTGGCCGCCGCCGCCGAGCAGATGGGCGCCTCGATCCGCGAGATCGCCCACAACGCGAACGAGGCGGCCCGCGTGGCGGGCCGTGCGGTGACGGTCTCCACCGAGACCGCGGCGTCGGTCAGTGAGCTCGGCGCCAGCGCGGCCGAGATCGGCAAGGTTGTGACGGTCATCACCTCGATCGCGCAGCAGACCAACATGCTCGCGCTCAACGCGACGATCGAGGCCGCGCGCGCGGGGGAGGCGGGCAAGGGGTTCGCGGTCGTCGCCAGCGAGGTCAAGCAGCTCGCACGGGAGTCCGCGGAGGCGGCCCAGGACATCGCCCGGCGGATCGCGGCCAACCAGGCGCAGACGGCGTCGGCCGTCGCGGCGATCGGGGAGATCGCCGCCGTCATCGCGGAGATCAACGACTACCAGCTCACGATCGCGAGTGCGGTCGAGGAGCAGACGGCGACCACGAACGAGATGTCCCGATCGGTCGCGGACGCCGCCACCGGGTCCGGGGACATCGCGGCGCACATCTCGGGCGTGGCGCGCACGGCGGCCGACGCGAGCACGCTGCTGGTGCGGATGGGGGCGGCGGTCGACGAGGTGACGCAGATGTCCGGCGACCTGCGCGAACGGGTCGCGATCTTCACCTACTGACGGCGCGAGAGGCCGCGCCGCGCGCCGGGCCTATGTCGCGGTTTCGAATACCTAGCGCTCCGGGCGTACCAGGGCCGAACGGGTGAACTTAGGTATCACCTATCCGGACCCATGGAACTCGGTCGGGTGTGGACGATCAGGGACTCGTTAGCGTCGCCACTGCCCTAGGAGCCTCCCGTGAGCCAGCCCACAGCGCCCCCTTCATCTCCGTCGCTCGCGCGGTCCTCGCGCGGTTCGGTACGGGTCAAGATCCTC harbors:
- a CDS encoding chemotaxis protein CheA → MDDMDDIVSEFLVESYENLDQLDQDLVALEVTPGSRELLGSIFRTIHTIKGTSGFLAFGRLERVAHAGENLLVELREGRRLMDLPTTDVLLRMVDTVREILASIETLRVEGDVAVDGVIEEIREVLESRGTPVEAATTGELDDIEALEVLDVLEAISVIDAIDVIDAIDVLNDIDARFDGRPDAEHAPVAPVAAAYVAAAAPAPAPSAPVVRANAAFVPSPRAGARIAAAGAEEPASDAPGPRTASDASIRVDVDLLDALMRQVGELVLSRNQISRLADGAVDGELLRASQRLSLIASELQEGVMKTRMQPIDHVWAKMPRIVRDLAATCGRQVRLDMVGGDTELDRTLLEAVKDPLTHLVRNAIDHGIESPQDRVAAGKPALGVLTLRAYHAGGQVFVEVADDGAGVDADRVAAKAVERGLRTEAQIAAMTAADLLQLLFLPGFSTAEVVTNVSGRGVGMDVVRTKIEAIGGTVEVESTIGRGTVWRLRIPLTLAIMPALTVESAGQLYAIPQVSLLELVALDGQKAGTAIEYVNSAPVYRLRGALLPLVGLRDVLEFGQDTEAAATAVIAVLQSDTQRFGLIVDRVLNTEEIVVKPLSARLKSIGAYTGATLLGDGRVSLILDVQAIARRCLAAEAPDADRAAKAASTASARPVEQVLVAGIGGGRRVAIPLAAVTRLERLRRDLVEHVGGREVVQYRGAIVPLVRLDRLLGGMSDLAGDDLLVVVYTRGTRSVAIVVEEIVDIVDDDAARHSQIDDLGLVGSTVLQDRVTELLDVTQAVLAADPTFFTDAGADSAEPVRSELDTLVGV
- a CDS encoding methyl-accepting chemotaxis protein — protein: MTATTPTQDATSARPGGRGLGSWISDRSIRAKILSVVALLAVVASGTGVLAVVSMREISADTSTLASIQENIGVPLGHVHQNQLKSRMIVAQIAAAADDEAKQAWLADLGANDEEIDADIAAFTAAIGANPVPTWDAFLDGFDAWRAARDAELVPAALSGDLVEYTRVLNDVTEPLKGDYVDSLDATAVAMTEYENAIAVESGAEAGSAMRILVIALGIALVLSAASGVWVAGAMQRRVQGVRVALMAMARGDLTVRADVSSRDEIGQMARELSVAQDALRSTLSGVAEIAQTVAAAAEELQASNTQVAAGADETSVQAGVVAAAAEQVSRNVQTVAAGAEQMGASIREIAQNANEAAKVASQATGVANATNDTVSKLGISSQEIGNVVKVITQIAAQTNLLALNATIEAARAGEAGKGFAVVASEVKELAQETARATEEITRRVEAIQVDTSGAVVSIGEISAIIASINDYQLTIASAVEEQTATTNEMSRSVTEAATGSGEIAANITGIATAAASSSQVLGETTAAVGELARLSAELHERVGAFTY
- the csrA gene encoding carbon storage regulator CsrA, coding for MLVLSRRVGERLMIGDDIVVTILEVRSDGVRLGIDAPRSIAVNRAEVLEAVTEANVAATAATDAAVDALRRLLPPPRTP
- a CDS encoding flagellar biosynthesis protein FlhA, producing the protein MNPKPGKNKNIAALAVPAGVVGIVLLLVVPIPATLLDLLIIVNIVGSLVILLTSMYVKRPLDFSIFPSLLLVATLFRLGLNVASTRLVLRDGYAGEVIDAFGHFVVGGSLVIGLVIFMILVVIQFVVITNGAGRVAEVGARFTLDAMPGKQMAIDADLNSGLIDENTARQRRADVGAEADFYGAMDGGSKFVKGDAIAGIIITLINLIGGFVIGMLQMGMSAGDSLNHFSLLTIGDGLVTQIPALLLSVSSGIIVTRSTADGDLGSAAARQLTQSSQALQIAGVAALGLALIPGLPKLSFVAIGGLLIFAGQRVKARDAVEAEAALVAPAAVAAQSPDSPESLIEQMRVHALEILLAPDLVDLVGGGDGDLLSRVRGLRRKVALDLGVVVPPVRTRDSVDLPRSTYAVRISGVEVGRGELPVGRMLALGDALDALPGTSVNEPVFGLAGKWIPAELRHAAEMSGATVIDRVSVLITHLGSIIDQNASRLLTREDVRVLTDGVKLVNPSVVDELIPGLLSLGEVQRVLHGLLDERVPVRDLGRIYEALTLRAKVSTDVVGLVNAARTALGPALAAPYGHGGVLRVVVVDPTLEQQLVESLRPAEGGMQIMLDPTRVDNVLRSVKSCVAAGEAAGFPIVLTCAPALRTALRQLVVLATTDLPVLSYSEVTGSGLRIETVGTVRDANAIAA
- a CDS encoding methyl-accepting chemotaxis protein; translated protein: MQHSEATTTRTPTRPERALRAPGRAARAVGRRFADLRLRRGRAGGGAAGEAGGAGAPALGVEGSGAGGGRTVPGWGWFLNRKLSVKLFTVVLVLTASFGAVGGYGGLILLRASAQTQDLTELSSEVLVPMQTARSGQLRSELLLRQLAMATDEHGRDRLVQAIAGNDRVVASAISRVDAYQDDPSAAWTKFRAGWDQWLSVRDADLVPIARGDGPAALEKAIAASPFADADALGRSITLASTAVGEQIDAGALAAATESRRTVTLLVVFFSASVVLAGLLAYAVIRQTTRAVASVQVSLEALAAGDLTVGAQVRTRDEIGAMARALATAQASLRATLTGVAHTAQTVAAAAEELSASNTQVAVGSDESSSQARVVAAAAQEVSRNVQTVAAAAEQMGASIREIAHNANEAARVAGRAVTVSTETAASVSELGASAAEIGKVVTVITSIAQQTNMLALNATIEAARAGEAGKGFAVVASEVKQLARESAEAAQDIARRIAANQAQTASAVAAIGEIAAVIAEINDYQLTIASAVEEQTATTNEMSRSVADAATGSGDIAAHISGVARTAADASTLLVRMGAAVDEVTQMSGDLRERVAIFTY
- a CDS encoding chemotaxis protein CheW; amino-acid sequence: MSRQFATFTLAGARYGVDVLRVQEALRFQARTPVPLAPAGIAGLVNLRGQVVMTVDLRPRLGLAPLAADSEPMMFVVQVDGEPISLLVDEIGDVIDVEESQFETPPDTLPASLRDVILGAYKLDKGLLLALDVDKATAA